TCGCCCCACAACTCACGGAGCTGCCTCAGGCGGTAGCGCACGGTCTGCGGGTGGACTCCGAGCCGGGCGGCCACCTCGGGAGCACCACCCCGCGTTTCCAGCCAGGCCAGCAGCGTCTCGGCGAGTCGTTGGGCGTGCGCCGGGCCGCCGGCCTCGTCCAGCCGCGCCAGCCGCCGCCGCGCCAGATCGTCGATCAGCTCACCAGCGGGCAGCAGCACCAGGGCTTCGACGTGCTCGCCACAGTGCAGGAGCCGCCCTCGTGGCAGCAGACCCTGCTCGATCATCCCGACGGCGGCCTCCGCCCAGCGCAGTGACGTGACGGCCTCCGCCAGCGGGACCGACGGCCCGATCGCCCCGGACCAGCCGGTCACCGCCCGGTCCAGCAGCTCCGCGCGTCCCGGGGCGTCCGGGTCCGGTACGACCAGACGCGGCTGCGCGCCCTCCATGTCGAGCAGCATCTCGTCGCCCACGGCAGGGGCGACGGCCTCCTGGGCAGGGCGGAGCAGCACCGCGACCGCCACCTTCCCGGGCAGCTGCCAGCCCAGGTCGGCCGCGCGGTCGGCGAGGAGGGCGGTCGGATCCGTGCGGTGTTCGGTGAGCAGGAGATCGACGAGCAGCCGTTGCAGGCGCAGGCGCTCCCCGGCCTGGCGGGCGACGGCTTCGGCGTAGCCGCGTACCGACTGGGCCACCATGACGTCGAGGTACTCGAACGCCGACTCGGCCAGTTCGTACATGGCCGACGGCGGGATGTCGACCTGCTGGCCGACCTCCGCCATGCGCCGCCAGGAGAGGCGGACGCCCAGCCGGTAGATCCCCTGCAAGGAATCCAGGCTGCGCCCTTGGGAGACCTCGCCGCGCCCGAAGTCACGGAACAGCTCCGGAAGGGCGCGCGGCCGGTCCGACCCCGTGGTCATCTGTTCCACGAAGAGCTCGAGGGCGTGCCGGATGGCCACCAGGGCCTTCGGTTCTCCGGACTCGTCGGGCAGGAGCACCAGGCCCGGATACTCCCGACGGATCTCGGCGAGGATGTCCTGGGCCAGTTCGGGGACCTGCTCCAAGGCGCGGTCGGCGAACTGCCGAATCCGTTC
Above is a genomic segment from Streptomyces sp. NBC_00094 containing:
- a CDS encoding CdaR family transcriptional regulator — protein: MPRERIRQFADRALEQVPELAQDILAEIRREYPGLVLLPDESGEPKALVAIRHALELFVEQMTTGSDRPRALPELFRDFGRGEVSQGRSLDSLQGIYRLGVRLSWRRMAEVGQQVDIPPSAMYELAESAFEYLDVMVAQSVRGYAEAVARQAGERLRLQRLLVDLLLTEHRTDPTALLADRAADLGWQLPGKVAVAVLLRPAQEAVAPAVGDEMLLDMEGAQPRLVVPDPDAPGRAELLDRAVTGWSGAIGPSVPLAEAVTSLRWAEAAVGMIEQGLLPRGRLLHCGEHVEALVLLPAGELIDDLARRRLARLDEAGGPAHAQRLAETLLAWLETRGGAPEVAARLGVHPQTVRYRLRQLRELWGDDLDDPDRRFELELALRTRRLRGDLAPPPD